A single Suricata suricatta isolate VVHF042 chromosome 2, meerkat_22Aug2017_6uvM2_HiC, whole genome shotgun sequence DNA region contains:
- the FAM221A gene encoding protein FAM221A isoform X2: MERLTLPSGGVAAVDEYLEYQRIVGEDDGGKPFTPEEYEEYKKKVLPMRLQNRLFVSWRSPTGMDCKLVGPETLCFCTHRYKQHKTDFEVIPQQRPISLPCRVPGCQCRAYLYVPLNGAQPIRCRCKHFADQHRAAPGFMCNACSKCSGFHSCFTCACGQPAYTHDTVVETKQERLAQGKPVGQDVPYAAMGGLTGFSSLAEGYMRLDDSGIGAPSVEFLDSPVTSMDHPFLKAFQASSISSPEKLTDVGTSGQVSSLKRPEEDDMAFFERRYQERIKMEKGAKQKGKAPLPSSTKPS; encoded by the exons ATGGAGCGGCTGACGTTGCCTTCCGGCGGCGTGGCGGCCGTGGACGAGTACCTGGAGTACCAGAG aatTGTTGGCGAGGACGATGGAGGGAAGCCTTTTACTCCTGAAGAAtatgaagaatacaaaaaaaaagtattaccGATGCGCTTACAAAACAGATTATTTGTGAGTTGGCGATCACCAACTGGAATGGATTGTAAACTTGTGGGTCCAGAGACACTGTGTTTTTGTACACATAG gtacAAACAACATAAAACTGACTTTGAAGTGATTCCACAGCAGCGCCCGATTAGTCTCCCCTGCCGAGTGCCCGGCTGCCAGTGCAGGGCTTACCTGTATGTCCCTCTCAATGGTGCGCAGCCCATTCGCTGTAGGTGCAAGCACTTTGCTGATCAGCACAGGGCTGCGCCTGGCTTTATGTGCAATGCCT GTTCCAAGTGTTCAGGATTCCATAGTTGCTTCACTTGTGCTTGTGGTCAGCCTGCATATACTCATGACACGGTCGTGGAAACTAAGCAAGAGAGACTGGCTCAGGGAAAACCAGTTGGACAGGATGTCCCTTATGCAGCAATGGGAGGCTTGACGGGCTTCAGCTCCCTGGCAGAAGGCTACATGCGATTAGATGACAGCGGGATTG GTGCACCTTCAGTGGAATTTTTGGACTCTCCAGTTACATCCATGGACCACCCATTTCTAAAAGCATTTCAAGCCTCATCTATTTCTTCTCCGGAAAAACTAACAGatg taggTACAAGTGGTCAAGTTTCTTCCTTAAAGAGACCTGAAGAGGATGATATGGCTTTCTTTGAAAGACGATACCAAGAAAGG ataaaaatggaaaagggtgctaagcagaaaggaaaagcacCGTTGCCATCAAGTACAAAACCTTCATGA
- the FAM221A gene encoding protein FAM221A isoform X5 — protein MHLRRRGIFSGLPRSNLGSWETRIVGEDDGGKPFTPEEYEEYKKKVLPMRLQNRLFVSWRSPTGMDCKLVGPETLCFCTHRYKQHKTDFEVIPQQRPISLPCRVPGCQCRAYLYVPLNGAQPIRCRCKHFADQHRAAPGFMCNACSKCSGFHSCFTCACGQPAYTHDTVVETKQERLAQGKPVGQDVPYAAMGGLTGFSSLAEGYMRLDDSGIGAPSVEFLDSPVTSMDHPFLKAFQASSISSPEKLTDVGTSGQVSSLKRPEEDDMAFFERRYQERIF, from the exons ATGCACCTGCGGAGACGTGGTATTTTTTCCGGTCTCCCAAGAAGCAATCTTGGCAGTTGGGAGACCCG aatTGTTGGCGAGGACGATGGAGGGAAGCCTTTTACTCCTGAAGAAtatgaagaatacaaaaaaaaagtattaccGATGCGCTTACAAAACAGATTATTTGTGAGTTGGCGATCACCAACTGGAATGGATTGTAAACTTGTGGGTCCAGAGACACTGTGTTTTTGTACACATAG gtacAAACAACATAAAACTGACTTTGAAGTGATTCCACAGCAGCGCCCGATTAGTCTCCCCTGCCGAGTGCCCGGCTGCCAGTGCAGGGCTTACCTGTATGTCCCTCTCAATGGTGCGCAGCCCATTCGCTGTAGGTGCAAGCACTTTGCTGATCAGCACAGGGCTGCGCCTGGCTTTATGTGCAATGCCT GTTCCAAGTGTTCAGGATTCCATAGTTGCTTCACTTGTGCTTGTGGTCAGCCTGCATATACTCATGACACGGTCGTGGAAACTAAGCAAGAGAGACTGGCTCAGGGAAAACCAGTTGGACAGGATGTCCCTTATGCAGCAATGGGAGGCTTGACGGGCTTCAGCTCCCTGGCAGAAGGCTACATGCGATTAGATGACAGCGGGATTG GTGCACCTTCAGTGGAATTTTTGGACTCTCCAGTTACATCCATGGACCACCCATTTCTAAAAGCATTTCAAGCCTCATCTATTTCTTCTCCGGAAAAACTAACAGatg taggTACAAGTGGTCAAGTTTCTTCCTTAAAGAGACCTGAAGAGGATGATATGGCTTTCTTTGAAAGACGATACCAAGAAAGG atattttaa
- the FAM221A gene encoding protein FAM221A isoform X3 codes for MHLRRRGIFSGLPRSNLGSWETRIVGEDDGGKPFTPEEYEEYKKKVLPMRLQNRLFVSWRSPTGMDCKLVGPETLCFCTHRYKQHKTDFEVIPQQRPISLPCRVPGCQCRAYLYVPLNGAQPIRCRCKHFADQHRAAPGFMCNACSKCSGFHSCFTCACGQPAYTHDTVVETKQERLAQGKPVGQDVPYAAMGGLTGFSSLAEGYMRLDDSGIGAPSVEFLDSPVTSMDHPFLKAFQASSISSPEKLTDGTSGQVSSLKRPEEDDMAFFERRYQERIKMEKGAKQKGKAPLPSSTKPS; via the exons ATGCACCTGCGGAGACGTGGTATTTTTTCCGGTCTCCCAAGAAGCAATCTTGGCAGTTGGGAGACCCG aatTGTTGGCGAGGACGATGGAGGGAAGCCTTTTACTCCTGAAGAAtatgaagaatacaaaaaaaaagtattaccGATGCGCTTACAAAACAGATTATTTGTGAGTTGGCGATCACCAACTGGAATGGATTGTAAACTTGTGGGTCCAGAGACACTGTGTTTTTGTACACATAG gtacAAACAACATAAAACTGACTTTGAAGTGATTCCACAGCAGCGCCCGATTAGTCTCCCCTGCCGAGTGCCCGGCTGCCAGTGCAGGGCTTACCTGTATGTCCCTCTCAATGGTGCGCAGCCCATTCGCTGTAGGTGCAAGCACTTTGCTGATCAGCACAGGGCTGCGCCTGGCTTTATGTGCAATGCCT GTTCCAAGTGTTCAGGATTCCATAGTTGCTTCACTTGTGCTTGTGGTCAGCCTGCATATACTCATGACACGGTCGTGGAAACTAAGCAAGAGAGACTGGCTCAGGGAAAACCAGTTGGACAGGATGTCCCTTATGCAGCAATGGGAGGCTTGACGGGCTTCAGCTCCCTGGCAGAAGGCTACATGCGATTAGATGACAGCGGGATTG GTGCACCTTCAGTGGAATTTTTGGACTCTCCAGTTACATCCATGGACCACCCATTTCTAAAAGCATTTCAAGCCTCATCTATTTCTTCTCCGGAAAAACTAACAGatg gTACAAGTGGTCAAGTTTCTTCCTTAAAGAGACCTGAAGAGGATGATATGGCTTTCTTTGAAAGACGATACCAAGAAAGG ataaaaatggaaaagggtgctaagcagaaaggaaaagcacCGTTGCCATCAAGTACAAAACCTTCATGA
- the FAM221A gene encoding protein FAM221A isoform X1, whose protein sequence is MHLRRRGIFSGLPRSNLGSWETRIVGEDDGGKPFTPEEYEEYKKKVLPMRLQNRLFVSWRSPTGMDCKLVGPETLCFCTHRYKQHKTDFEVIPQQRPISLPCRVPGCQCRAYLYVPLNGAQPIRCRCKHFADQHRAAPGFMCNACSKCSGFHSCFTCACGQPAYTHDTVVETKQERLAQGKPVGQDVPYAAMGGLTGFSSLAEGYMRLDDSGIGAPSVEFLDSPVTSMDHPFLKAFQASSISSPEKLTDVGTSGQVSSLKRPEEDDMAFFERRYQERIKMEKGAKQKGKAPLPSSTKPS, encoded by the exons ATGCACCTGCGGAGACGTGGTATTTTTTCCGGTCTCCCAAGAAGCAATCTTGGCAGTTGGGAGACCCG aatTGTTGGCGAGGACGATGGAGGGAAGCCTTTTACTCCTGAAGAAtatgaagaatacaaaaaaaaagtattaccGATGCGCTTACAAAACAGATTATTTGTGAGTTGGCGATCACCAACTGGAATGGATTGTAAACTTGTGGGTCCAGAGACACTGTGTTTTTGTACACATAG gtacAAACAACATAAAACTGACTTTGAAGTGATTCCACAGCAGCGCCCGATTAGTCTCCCCTGCCGAGTGCCCGGCTGCCAGTGCAGGGCTTACCTGTATGTCCCTCTCAATGGTGCGCAGCCCATTCGCTGTAGGTGCAAGCACTTTGCTGATCAGCACAGGGCTGCGCCTGGCTTTATGTGCAATGCCT GTTCCAAGTGTTCAGGATTCCATAGTTGCTTCACTTGTGCTTGTGGTCAGCCTGCATATACTCATGACACGGTCGTGGAAACTAAGCAAGAGAGACTGGCTCAGGGAAAACCAGTTGGACAGGATGTCCCTTATGCAGCAATGGGAGGCTTGACGGGCTTCAGCTCCCTGGCAGAAGGCTACATGCGATTAGATGACAGCGGGATTG GTGCACCTTCAGTGGAATTTTTGGACTCTCCAGTTACATCCATGGACCACCCATTTCTAAAAGCATTTCAAGCCTCATCTATTTCTTCTCCGGAAAAACTAACAGatg taggTACAAGTGGTCAAGTTTCTTCCTTAAAGAGACCTGAAGAGGATGATATGGCTTTCTTTGAAAGACGATACCAAGAAAGG ataaaaatggaaaagggtgctaagcagaaaggaaaagcacCGTTGCCATCAAGTACAAAACCTTCATGA
- the FAM221A gene encoding protein FAM221A isoform X4, with the protein MHLRRRGIFSGLPRSNLGSWETRIVGEDDGGKPFTPEEYEEYKKKVLPMRLQNRLFVSWRSPTGMDCKLVGPETLCFCTHRYKQHKTDFEVIPQQRPISLPCRVPGCQCRAYLYVPLNGAQPIRCRCKHFADQHRAAPGFMCNACSKCSGFHSCFTCACGQPAYTHDTVVETKQERLAQGKPVGQDVPYAAMGGLTGFSSLAEGYMRLDDSGIGAPSVEFLDSPVTSMDHPFLKAFQASSISSPEKLTDVGTSGQVSSLKRPEEDDMAFFERRYQERGAKQKGKAPLPSSTKPS; encoded by the exons ATGCACCTGCGGAGACGTGGTATTTTTTCCGGTCTCCCAAGAAGCAATCTTGGCAGTTGGGAGACCCG aatTGTTGGCGAGGACGATGGAGGGAAGCCTTTTACTCCTGAAGAAtatgaagaatacaaaaaaaaagtattaccGATGCGCTTACAAAACAGATTATTTGTGAGTTGGCGATCACCAACTGGAATGGATTGTAAACTTGTGGGTCCAGAGACACTGTGTTTTTGTACACATAG gtacAAACAACATAAAACTGACTTTGAAGTGATTCCACAGCAGCGCCCGATTAGTCTCCCCTGCCGAGTGCCCGGCTGCCAGTGCAGGGCTTACCTGTATGTCCCTCTCAATGGTGCGCAGCCCATTCGCTGTAGGTGCAAGCACTTTGCTGATCAGCACAGGGCTGCGCCTGGCTTTATGTGCAATGCCT GTTCCAAGTGTTCAGGATTCCATAGTTGCTTCACTTGTGCTTGTGGTCAGCCTGCATATACTCATGACACGGTCGTGGAAACTAAGCAAGAGAGACTGGCTCAGGGAAAACCAGTTGGACAGGATGTCCCTTATGCAGCAATGGGAGGCTTGACGGGCTTCAGCTCCCTGGCAGAAGGCTACATGCGATTAGATGACAGCGGGATTG GTGCACCTTCAGTGGAATTTTTGGACTCTCCAGTTACATCCATGGACCACCCATTTCTAAAAGCATTTCAAGCCTCATCTATTTCTTCTCCGGAAAAACTAACAGatg taggTACAAGTGGTCAAGTTTCTTCCTTAAAGAGACCTGAAGAGGATGATATGGCTTTCTTTGAAAGACGATACCAAGAAAGG ggtgctaagcagaaaggaaaagcacCGTTGCCATCAAGTACAAAACCTTCATGA